TGGCAAAGTACACGGAGGGCTGAATATAGCAGGCAACCTGATTGTCGGCGAAGAAGGAGCCATCAAAGGCAATATAAAAGCAGAAAATGCATTTATTGCCGGAGTCGTAGAAGGCAATGTTATTGCAACCTCCCAGCTCCATATTACACACACTGCAAAGGTTATAGGCGATATAACAGTTAAGAACGTCA
This genomic stretch from Clostridia bacterium harbors:
- a CDS encoding polymer-forming cytoskeletal protein; protein product: MFGSGKRSLNGDKMDTLIGKGTSLEGTVNAEGTVRLDGKVHGGLNIAGNLIVGEEGAIKGNIKAENAFIAGVVEGNVIATSQLHITHTAKVIGDITVKNVIVDEGAVFIGNCKIITDNA